In the genome of Deinococcus deserti VCD115, one region contains:
- a CDS encoding ABC transporter ATP-binding protein translates to MIEVSRYTKRYGRHEAVSNLSFSVPPGMVFGLLGSNGAGKTTTIRALVGLTRPTEGTVRVQGHDVWREPVKAKAAFGYIPDRPYLYGKLTARELLRFVAQLYRVPGAEAEIDRWLSFFRLTDFGNELLETYSHGMRQKVAIVAALLPDPPVLIVDEPMVGLDPHAARQVRELLRGHADRGRTVLLTTHSLPVAEAVCDRLVVLDRGRVLGQGTMDELHAHTGTEAGGVHGDSLERIFFRLIEEEQAEEARRAETVSP, encoded by the coding sequence ATGATCGAGGTCAGCAGGTACACCAAACGCTATGGACGGCACGAGGCGGTCAGCAACCTGAGTTTCAGTGTGCCGCCCGGCATGGTGTTTGGCCTGCTGGGAAGTAACGGGGCAGGGAAGACCACCACCATCCGCGCTCTGGTCGGCCTGACCCGCCCCACCGAGGGGACCGTGCGCGTGCAGGGTCACGACGTCTGGCGGGAGCCGGTGAAGGCCAAGGCCGCCTTCGGCTATATCCCCGACCGGCCCTACCTGTACGGCAAGCTGACCGCGCGCGAGTTGCTGCGCTTTGTCGCGCAGCTGTACCGGGTTCCCGGCGCTGAAGCCGAAATAGACCGCTGGCTTTCCTTCTTCCGGCTGACCGACTTTGGCAACGAACTGCTTGAAACCTACTCGCACGGCATGCGTCAGAAGGTCGCCATCGTTGCTGCGCTGCTGCCCGACCCGCCAGTGCTGATCGTGGACGAGCCGATGGTTGGTCTGGACCCTCACGCTGCCCGGCAGGTGCGTGAACTCCTGCGGGGTCACGCCGACCGGGGCCGCACGGTGCTGCTGACCACCCACAGCCTGCCGGTGGCCGAGGCCGTGTGTGACCGTCTGGTCGTCCTGGACCGTGGCCGCGTGCTGGGTCAGGGCACCATGGATGAACTGCACGCCCACACTGGCACCGAGGCCGGCGGAGTTCATGGCGACAGCCTGGAACGGATTTTCTTTCGCCTGATCGAAGAAGAGCAGGCGGAGGAGGCCCGGCGCGCCGAGACCGTCAGCCCATGA
- a CDS encoding putative ABC transporter permease subunit, producing MTVQSHAPATPASLLRLKATALRHALRKAPRAGLLVVTFLAVLLVWGEVYGSWRALVFLARFGDIGTNVFARVLEIGLITLCSGVTFSATTAAIQTLYLSDDLNFLLTQPLPTWRVFALKVFETFLNTAVVPLCLILPLILTVGAFFQAPIWAYPVMALAAFLTFAAPVGLGALLAVLLMRVAPVGRVREVSTALGVLISAGLVYAIRAVRPELIVQQAQDPERFEALLRSFARPTSPLLPPAWAAQGIWQAAHGTLTWSLLPLVVLTAVLLLAATLLATRAYQEGWARALDSSRPRLDPTARRAGAPEHLFSRFGAGGSLAFKDLRVTLRDPTQWSQLLVVVALGGVYLVSVQAVPIPVPQFRGILGYVQLAFQGFIIAGVAVRLAFPAVSTEARAYWLLRTAPVSPRQIVLSKFLGVLPVTLILGLVMALVSARSMNLGPTLLLLSGLVSVSNALVITALGVSLGAAAPRFEADNPAEIGVSPGGLAFMGLSLMYSVLCLLLLARPAAASVLRPDLYPGFAALGTPEGVLGLLGLLLVTAAGTWLSLKWGWGRLDALE from the coding sequence ATGACAGTGCAGTCCCACGCTCCAGCCACGCCTGCCAGCCTGCTCCGGTTGAAAGCCACCGCACTTCGCCATGCCCTCCGGAAAGCACCGCGGGCCGGGCTGCTGGTGGTCACGTTCCTTGCGGTGCTGCTGGTGTGGGGAGAGGTGTACGGCAGCTGGCGCGCGCTGGTGTTTCTGGCCCGCTTTGGAGATATCGGCACGAATGTGTTCGCCCGCGTCCTGGAAATCGGCCTGATCACACTGTGCAGCGGCGTGACCTTCAGTGCCACCACGGCGGCCATTCAGACGCTGTATCTCAGCGACGACCTGAACTTTCTGCTGACCCAGCCGCTGCCGACCTGGCGGGTCTTTGCTCTGAAGGTCTTTGAGACCTTTCTGAATACGGCCGTGGTGCCATTGTGTCTGATCCTGCCGCTGATCTTGACAGTAGGAGCATTTTTCCAGGCGCCCATCTGGGCCTACCCGGTCATGGCCCTGGCAGCATTCCTGACCTTTGCCGCGCCCGTGGGTCTGGGTGCCCTGCTGGCGGTGCTGCTCATGCGTGTGGCGCCGGTCGGCCGGGTGCGGGAGGTCAGCACGGCCCTCGGGGTCCTGATCAGTGCCGGGCTGGTGTATGCCATTCGTGCCGTGCGTCCCGAGCTGATCGTGCAGCAGGCCCAGGACCCCGAGCGGTTCGAGGCCCTGTTGCGGTCGTTCGCCAGGCCGACAAGTCCGCTTCTGCCTCCAGCCTGGGCCGCCCAGGGGATCTGGCAGGCTGCCCACGGCACCCTCACCTGGTCCCTGTTGCCTCTGGTGGTGCTAACCGCTGTCCTGCTGCTGGCCGCCACTCTGCTGGCTACGCGCGCCTATCAGGAGGGCTGGGCACGGGCACTGGACAGCAGCCGGCCTCGACTGGACCCCACTGCCCGCCGTGCAGGCGCACCTGAGCACCTGTTCAGCCGGTTTGGTGCGGGCGGAAGTCTGGCGTTCAAGGACCTGAGGGTCACGCTGCGCGACCCCACCCAGTGGAGTCAGCTGCTGGTGGTTGTGGCATTAGGCGGCGTGTATCTGGTCAGTGTGCAGGCGGTGCCCATTCCTGTGCCGCAGTTCCGGGGAATCCTGGGGTATGTGCAGCTCGCTTTTCAGGGGTTCATCATCGCGGGCGTCGCGGTCCGGCTGGCCTTCCCAGCTGTCAGCACCGAGGCCCGCGCGTACTGGCTGCTGCGTACCGCGCCGGTCAGCCCACGTCAGATTGTCCTGAGTAAATTTCTGGGCGTGCTGCCGGTCACACTGATCCTGGGACTTGTTATGGCCCTGGTCAGCGCGCGCAGCATGAACCTTGGGCCGACCCTGCTGCTGCTCAGCGGTCTGGTCAGTGTCAGCAACGCACTGGTGATTACCGCGCTGGGAGTCAGCCTGGGCGCAGCCGCTCCCCGGTTCGAGGCCGACAACCCCGCCGAGATCGGCGTCAGTCCAGGCGGGCTGGCCTTTATGGGCCTGAGTCTGATGTACTCGGTGCTGTGCCTGCTGCTGCTTGCAAGGCCCGCTGCCGCCAGCGTTCTCCGTCCGGACCTGTACCCCGGATTTGCCGCGCTGGGTACTCCCGAAGGCGTGCTGGGCCTGCTGGGATTGCTGCTGGTGACCGCTGCAGGCACCTGGCTGAGCCTGAAATGGGGCTGGGGCCGCCTGGACGCACTGGAGTAA
- a CDS encoding YciI-like protein: MHYLLFYRDLVPDYVTRRETLRGMHLAHAQAATERGELVLGGALADPADGAVLLFQGDSPAAAETFARTDPYVLNGLIGRWEVRRWHTVAGAAAAHTP; the protein is encoded by the coding sequence GTGCATTACCTGCTGTTCTACCGTGACCTCGTGCCAGATTACGTCACGCGCCGCGAAACACTGCGTGGAATGCACCTCGCGCACGCCCAGGCTGCCACAGAGCGCGGCGAACTGGTGCTGGGCGGTGCCCTGGCCGATCCGGCAGACGGGGCCGTACTGCTGTTTCAGGGTGACAGCCCCGCCGCTGCGGAAACATTCGCCCGCACCGACCCGTATGTCCTGAACGGCCTGATCGGCCGCTGGGAAGTCCGCCGCTGGCACACGGTTGCTGGCGCGGCCGCCGCTCACACCCCCTGA
- a CDS encoding saccharopine dehydrogenase family protein: MSKVIIIGAGGVANVVAKKCAQNDTVFSEVLIATRTVSKADKIVAEIAQHMPGSKTVFSTATVDADNVPELVELIRGFGPVMVINVALPYQDLTIMDACLETGVHYLDTANYEPKEVAKFEYSWQWAYQDRFQEKGLMALLGCGFDPGATQAFTAYHAKHHFQEIHYLDIVDCNNGSHGKAFATNFNPEINIREITANGRYWENGQWVETQPLEISQDIYYPKVATRKSFVLYHEELESLVKHFPTIKRARFWMTFGEAYIKHLNVLEGIGMTSIEPIDFRGQKIAPIEFLKAVLPAPESLAENYTGQTCIGVQAKGIGKDGQPKVHFVYNVKDHAECYREVQAQGVSYTTGVPAMIGAMLMLKGVWMKPGVWNVEQLDPDPFIEAMNTWGLPVDELAGIELVKD, from the coding sequence ATGAGCAAGGTCATCATTATCGGAGCGGGCGGCGTGGCCAACGTCGTGGCCAAGAAGTGCGCCCAGAACGACACGGTGTTCAGCGAAGTGCTGATCGCCACCCGGACGGTCAGCAAGGCCGACAAGATCGTCGCAGAAATCGCGCAGCACATGCCCGGCAGCAAAACCGTATTCAGCACCGCCACGGTAGATGCCGACAACGTGCCGGAACTGGTCGAGCTGATCCGTGGCTTCGGTCCGGTCATGGTCATCAATGTGGCCCTGCCCTACCAGGACCTGACCATCATGGACGCCTGCCTGGAAACCGGCGTGCATTACCTGGACACCGCCAACTACGAGCCCAAGGAAGTCGCCAAGTTCGAGTACTCCTGGCAGTGGGCCTACCAGGACCGCTTCCAGGAAAAGGGCCTGATGGCGCTGCTGGGCTGCGGCTTCGACCCGGGCGCCACGCAGGCGTTTACCGCCTACCACGCCAAGCATCACTTCCAGGAGATTCACTACCTGGACATCGTGGACTGCAACAACGGCAGCCACGGCAAGGCCTTCGCCACCAACTTCAACCCCGAAATCAACATCCGCGAGATCACCGCCAACGGCCGCTACTGGGAAAACGGCCAGTGGGTCGAAACCCAGCCGCTCGAAATTTCTCAGGACATCTACTATCCCAAGGTTGCCACGCGCAAAAGCTTTGTCCTGTACCACGAGGAACTCGAATCGCTGGTCAAGCACTTCCCGACCATCAAGCGCGCGCGTTTCTGGATGACCTTCGGTGAAGCGTACATCAAGCACCTCAATGTGCTTGAGGGGATCGGCATGACGTCCATCGAGCCGATCGACTTCCGTGGGCAGAAGATTGCGCCGATCGAGTTCCTCAAGGCCGTGCTGCCCGCGCCCGAGTCGCTGGCCGAGAACTACACCGGCCAGACCTGCATCGGCGTGCAGGCCAAGGGCATCGGCAAGGACGGCCAGCCGAAAGTGCACTTTGTCTACAACGTCAAGGATCACGCCGAGTGCTACCGCGAGGTGCAGGCCCAGGGCGTGAGCTACACGACAGGCGTGCCCGCCATGATCGGCGCCATGCTGATGCTGAAGGGAGTCTGGATGAAGCCTGGCGTATGGAACGTCGAGCAGCTTGACCCCGATCCCTTTATCGAAGCCATGAACACCTGGGGGCTGCCGGTGGACGAGCTCGCCGGAATCGAACTGGTCAAGGACTGA
- a CDS encoding DUF1572 family protein: protein MKAVAELYLSDVRERMAEVRRLGDRALSQLDDAGWHRSLAGGGNSAAVLVQHLSGNMHARWGGLRGGYRPDYEGEPASRDRDSEFEESGLAPAELQARWDDGWAVFLDTLDHLTPEDLTRTLTIRGEPHTVLSAVQRQVAHYSGHVYQLVLIVKTLRGDQWQTLSIPRGQSVAYITQMHAAQAAALPDSDEQR, encoded by the coding sequence GTGAAGGCTGTTGCCGAGCTCTACCTGAGCGATGTCCGTGAGCGGATGGCGGAAGTCAGGCGCCTGGGTGACCGCGCGCTGAGCCAGTTGGACGATGCCGGCTGGCACCGGTCCCTGGCCGGCGGAGGCAACTCGGCAGCGGTGCTTGTCCAGCATCTGTCCGGCAATATGCATGCCCGCTGGGGAGGCCTGCGCGGAGGGTACCGCCCGGATTATGAGGGCGAGCCAGCCAGCCGGGACCGGGACTCGGAGTTCGAGGAAAGCGGGCTGGCTCCAGCCGAGCTGCAGGCCCGCTGGGACGACGGCTGGGCCGTCTTTCTGGACACCCTGGACCACCTGACTCCGGAGGACCTGACGCGCACGTTGACGATCCGTGGTGAACCGCACACCGTGCTTTCGGCCGTTCAGCGGCAGGTGGCGCACTACAGCGGGCATGTCTACCAGCTGGTGCTGATCGTCAAGACCCTGCGCGGCGACCAGTGGCAGACGCTCAGCATTCCACGGGGCCAGTCTGTGGCGTATATCACTCAGATGCATGCCGCTCAGGCGGCTGCCCTGCCAGACTCCGACGAGCAGCGCTAG
- the aroA gene encoding 3-phosphoshikimate 1-carboxyvinyltransferase, whose translation MNEGALLDHLTLPEQFDVVVHPVRELRGDVRAQPSKNYTTRYLLAAALAEGETRVVGVATSEDAHAMLRCLTDWGAGIEHIGDDVVIRGFGAAPRAGVTLNPGNAGAVARFLMGVAALTRDTTLVTDHPDSLGRRPQGDLLEALERLGARVSSNEGRLPVTISGPVRGGVVEVSAERSSQYASALMFLAPLLPGGLDLRLTGQIKSHAPLRQTLDTLAAFGIRASASDDLSRVQIPGGQRYQPGRVLVPGDYPGSAALLAAAALLPGEVRLSNLRENDLQGEREAVDVLREMGADIHREGDTLIVRGGQTLRAVNRDGDGFTDAVQALTAAAALAEGTTTWHNVYTLRLKECDRISDTRRELERLGLQARETEDSLSVTGAAQIAGGVTADGHGDHRMIMLLTLLGLRAEAPVRITGAHHIRKSYPQFFAHLHSLGARFDFVERDT comes from the coding sequence ATGAACGAGGGCGCCCTGCTGGATCACCTGACCCTTCCAGAACAGTTTGACGTGGTGGTGCACCCCGTGCGCGAACTGCGCGGAGACGTGCGGGCTCAGCCCAGCAAGAACTACACCACCCGTTACCTGCTGGCCGCTGCCCTGGCCGAAGGAGAGACCCGGGTGGTCGGGGTGGCGACCAGCGAGGACGCTCACGCCATGCTGCGCTGCCTGACGGACTGGGGAGCGGGCATCGAGCACATCGGGGACGATGTGGTGATCCGCGGGTTCGGGGCAGCGCCCCGCGCGGGCGTCACCCTCAACCCAGGCAATGCGGGCGCCGTGGCGCGCTTCCTGATGGGAGTCGCGGCCCTGACCCGTGACACCACCCTTGTGACCGACCACCCTGACTCCCTGGGACGCCGGCCTCAGGGGGACCTGCTCGAAGCCCTGGAGCGCCTGGGTGCCCGCGTGAGCAGCAACGAAGGCCGCCTGCCCGTCACCATTTCTGGCCCGGTGCGCGGCGGCGTGGTCGAGGTCAGTGCCGAGCGCAGCAGCCAGTACGCCAGCGCCCTGATGTTCCTGGCGCCGCTGCTGCCCGGCGGACTGGACCTGCGCCTCACCGGACAGATCAAAAGCCACGCGCCGCTGCGTCAGACGCTCGATACCCTGGCGGCCTTCGGGATACGTGCCAGCGCCAGCGACGACCTGAGCCGCGTGCAGATTCCCGGAGGGCAGCGCTACCAGCCCGGCCGGGTTTTGGTGCCGGGCGACTACCCCGGTTCGGCTGCGCTGCTGGCCGCCGCGGCGCTCCTTCCTGGCGAGGTCCGGCTGTCGAACCTGCGGGAGAACGACCTGCAGGGAGAACGGGAAGCCGTGGATGTCCTGCGTGAGATGGGCGCGGACATTCACCGCGAAGGTGACACGCTGATTGTTCGGGGAGGCCAGACCCTGCGGGCCGTGAACCGCGACGGCGACGGATTTACCGACGCGGTGCAGGCCCTGACGGCGGCGGCGGCGCTGGCTGAAGGAACCACCACCTGGCACAACGTCTATACCCTGCGCCTCAAGGAATGCGACCGCATTTCCGACACCCGCCGGGAACTTGAGCGCCTGGGCCTTCAGGCCCGCGAGACCGAAGACAGCCTCAGCGTGACGGGCGCAGCTCAGATTGCCGGCGGAGTCACGGCCGACGGGCACGGCGACCACCGCATGATCATGCTGCTGACCCTGCTGGGCCTGCGCGCTGAGGCGCCCGTCCGGATTACCGGCGCGCATCACATCCGCAAGAGCTACCCGCAGTTCTTTGCGCATCTGCACTCGCTGGGCGCCCGGTTTGACTTCGTGGAACGGGACACTTGA
- a CDS encoding YiaA/YiaB family inner membrane protein, which produces MTQYTNPDLIGDSPAWMSFIWIAFTVSMTLMLVGIYYLPVDWWIRGYLYMGTLFLTASTLTLSKSLRDRHEYERMVNRVKTARTEQVLNKYES; this is translated from the coding sequence ATGACCCAGTACACCAACCCGGACCTGATTGGAGATTCACCCGCCTGGATGAGCTTTATCTGGATCGCGTTCACCGTGAGCATGACGCTTATGCTGGTTGGCATCTATTACCTGCCGGTGGACTGGTGGATTCGTGGTTACCTGTACATGGGCACCTTGTTCCTGACGGCCAGCACCCTGACGCTCAGCAAGTCGCTGCGCGACCGCCATGAGTACGAACGTATGGTCAACCGTGTCAAAACAGCCCGCACGGAGCAGGTTCTGAACAAATACGAGAGTTGA
- a CDS encoding PQQ-dependent sugar dehydrogenase translates to MLRVLLIAALALGPAVPAGAQAPALKLPAGFTATTYAEGFEKPRFMVVASNGDVLLSDTSAGLVYLLPDRNSDGRADSRLVYARGLNQPHGLAIRGGYLYVANTDSVVRFAYKAGDRQASGAPQKVVSLPGGGGHSTRTIEFGPDGRMYVSVGSTCNVCEEEDPKRAAVWVYDSDGKNGRPYATGLRNAVGLEWFGGQLFATNNGRDQLGDDIPPESFFKLRAGGFYGWPYCYTVRAGQAQVWDRDFGRKTASTCKTAVPAFALTTAHSAPLGLAFYTGKTFPAAYRGQMFAALHGSWNRSEKSGYKVVAVDPKTGKVTDFLTGFLRGEQVSGRPVDLAVARDGALLLSDDGAGKVWRIQYGK, encoded by the coding sequence ATGTTAAGAGTCCTGCTGATTGCTGCGCTGGCCCTGGGTCCTGCTGTTCCTGCTGGTGCTCAGGCGCCGGCGCTCAAACTTCCTGCTGGCTTCACCGCGACCACCTATGCCGAAGGCTTCGAGAAACCACGCTTCATGGTGGTTGCCAGCAATGGCGATGTGCTGCTCAGCGACACTTCGGCTGGCCTCGTGTACCTGCTGCCGGACCGCAACAGCGATGGCCGCGCCGACAGCCGCCTGGTTTATGCCCGGGGGCTCAATCAACCGCACGGGCTGGCCATCCGTGGAGGCTACCTGTACGTGGCGAATACGGACAGTGTGGTGCGCTTTGCCTATAAGGCCGGGGACCGTCAGGCCAGCGGCGCGCCACAGAAGGTGGTCAGTCTGCCAGGAGGTGGGGGCCATTCCACCCGGACCATCGAATTCGGCCCCGACGGCCGGATGTACGTCTCGGTGGGCAGCACCTGCAATGTCTGCGAGGAAGAGGACCCTAAGCGCGCCGCCGTATGGGTGTATGACTCCGACGGCAAAAACGGCAGACCCTACGCCACCGGCCTGCGCAACGCCGTGGGGCTGGAGTGGTTCGGCGGGCAGCTTTTCGCCACAAACAACGGCCGCGACCAGCTGGGAGACGATATTCCGCCGGAAAGCTTCTTCAAGCTGCGCGCCGGCGGCTTTTACGGTTGGCCGTACTGCTACACCGTTCGCGCTGGGCAGGCTCAGGTCTGGGACAGGGACTTCGGGCGCAAGACCGCCTCCACTTGCAAGACCGCCGTCCCTGCCTTTGCCCTGACGACTGCCCACTCCGCACCGCTGGGCCTGGCGTTCTATACAGGAAAAACCTTTCCAGCAGCCTACCGGGGCCAGATGTTCGCGGCGCTTCACGGCAGCTGGAACCGGTCGGAAAAGAGCGGGTACAAGGTGGTAGCCGTGGACCCGAAGACCGGTAAGGTCACCGATTTCCTGACCGGGTTCCTGCGCGGCGAGCAGGTCAGCGGGCGTCCGGTGGATCTGGCTGTGGCGCGCGACGGGGCTCTGCTGCTCAGCGACGACGGGGCCGGTAAAGTCTGGCGCATTCAGTACGGTAAGTAG
- a CDS encoding DEAD/DEAH box helicase has protein sequence MKLSRLPPGFALNTAAQGLALRQEAVQQIARTWIPGGWRAEGEVTDGGKTFQASVELTPPPDPQLLGSNCTCGRYRCRHVAALVLSTDPPEGTPPATPAAPPRVEEPLEARVSQWLESFSDGPVSARGRQYELRYVLRLLPGTSAQGAAPRGRVAIQVLRLPLRSDVPDVRAAEVYALPRSLSTAPAFARRDAEVLTLLEMTTSTVHAPGRWEDAVHALGDHPATDLLLDTLLETGRLCWERVDTPVTRGPDLKGVLGWGSDAKGMQFPTLLLPDAPDALLLPLHTRPWAVRPQAHALCRVTTSAPPARVSRFLAGPSLTTAQATALAHAITASGTALPVPQTVQVQEETLPYTPQLHLSGRVMTVHVRDRWMLRPETRTFPVAELRHAYGGLTLPDANHDGPDGATEHMPALYRAGVLTRVRRDPVQERHALEQLQHAGFDRMDRVFEEDFGLPPETHSLLTLGDEDSWMAFMREGREALEAQGFTLHLHPDFPLNFAEIEDWYGEADDSFGGWFTLDLGIVVDGERVSLIPVLADLIARQPELFTAEALEALDNDETLYAALGDGRRVALPAGRVRSILSVLVELHLRDLPDGPLRLPLLDAARLAQLEGAVQARWVGADKLLELGRRLRDFQGIQPVAPPEGLHAEMRPYQLQGLAWLQFLRELGMGGILADDMGLGKTLQTLAHLQLEKNAGRADRPSLVIAPTSVIGNWRAEAARFTPDLKVLTLHGKDRREHFDRIPDADIVLTTYPLLPRDLVELGAHAYHFVILDEAQNIKNSKTAAAKAAGSLDARHRLALTGTPLENHLGELWSQFNFLSPGLLHDERTFRDLYRTPIEKRGDPHRRAALAARVRPFILRREKRDVARELPPKTEIPVRVTLDGDQRDLYETVRVTMESRVREELRARGLNRSTIAILDALLKLRQAVTDPRLVKLEAARNVQGNAKFEWLQGNLPQMLEEGRRVLIFSGFATLLSHLEQWLREEGTPYSMITGQTQDRQTQIDRFQNGETHVFLITLKAGGVGLNLTAADTVIHYDPWWNPAAEDQATDRAYRIGQDKPVFVYKLIAAGSVEERILDLQSRKASLARGILDGGLSEATQLTTHDLDRLFAPLADGDDAVEPRPVVSEAPGA, from the coding sequence TTGAAGCTCAGCCGGTTGCCACCGGGCTTTGCGCTGAATACTGCCGCGCAGGGTCTGGCTCTACGCCAGGAAGCGGTGCAGCAGATCGCCCGCACCTGGATCCCAGGCGGCTGGCGTGCCGAGGGCGAAGTCACCGATGGTGGCAAGACCTTCCAGGCCAGTGTGGAGCTGACCCCGCCTCCCGACCCTCAGCTGCTCGGCTCCAACTGCACCTGCGGGCGTTACCGGTGCCGTCACGTGGCGGCGCTGGTCCTGTCCACCGACCCGCCAGAGGGAACGCCGCCGGCCACCCCGGCTGCTCCGCCGCGTGTAGAAGAGCCCCTGGAGGCACGCGTTTCGCAGTGGCTGGAAAGCTTTAGTGATGGGCCGGTCTCCGCGCGCGGGCGCCAGTATGAGCTGCGCTATGTCCTGCGCCTGCTGCCGGGCACCTCGGCCCAGGGCGCGGCGCCACGGGGCCGGGTGGCGATCCAGGTGCTGCGCCTTCCACTGCGATCGGACGTCCCGGATGTGCGGGCTGCAGAGGTATATGCCCTGCCGCGCAGCCTGTCCACCGCGCCGGCCTTCGCGCGCCGTGACGCCGAGGTGCTGACCCTCCTGGAGATGACGACCTCCACCGTGCACGCCCCTGGCCGCTGGGAGGACGCGGTGCACGCCCTGGGTGACCATCCCGCCACTGACCTGCTGCTCGACACCCTGCTGGAGACCGGTCGGTTGTGCTGGGAGCGGGTGGATACGCCTGTGACGCGCGGCCCTGACCTGAAAGGGGTGCTGGGCTGGGGCAGCGACGCGAAAGGCATGCAGTTTCCCACCCTGCTGCTGCCCGACGCACCCGACGCGCTGCTGCTGCCGCTGCACACCCGGCCCTGGGCAGTGCGGCCGCAGGCCCATGCGCTGTGCCGCGTGACCACCAGTGCGCCCCCCGCCAGGGTCAGCCGCTTCCTGGCCGGGCCTTCGCTGACCACGGCCCAGGCCACGGCCCTGGCGCACGCCATCACAGCTTCGGGGACCGCGCTGCCTGTGCCGCAGACCGTGCAGGTTCAGGAGGAGACGCTGCCGTATACGCCGCAGCTGCACCTGTCCGGCCGGGTCATGACCGTGCATGTTCGTGACCGCTGGATGCTGCGGCCCGAAACCCGGACCTTCCCGGTTGCCGAGCTCCGTCACGCCTACGGGGGGCTGACGCTGCCCGATGCTAATCACGACGGTCCCGACGGTGCCACGGAGCACATGCCGGCGCTGTACCGCGCTGGGGTGCTGACCCGGGTGCGGCGTGATCCGGTCCAGGAACGCCACGCCCTGGAGCAACTGCAGCATGCCGGTTTTGACCGCATGGACCGGGTATTCGAGGAAGACTTTGGCCTGCCGCCTGAAACCCACAGCCTGCTGACGTTAGGCGACGAGGACTCCTGGATGGCCTTTATGCGTGAAGGCCGCGAAGCGCTTGAAGCCCAGGGGTTTACCCTGCACCTGCACCCCGACTTCCCGCTGAACTTCGCCGAAATTGAGGACTGGTACGGCGAGGCCGACGACAGCTTCGGCGGCTGGTTCACCCTGGACCTGGGGATTGTGGTGGACGGCGAACGGGTCAGCCTGATTCCCGTGCTTGCCGATCTGATCGCCCGCCAGCCTGAACTGTTCACAGCCGAGGCGCTTGAGGCACTGGACAATGACGAGACGCTGTATGCGGCGCTGGGCGACGGCCGCCGTGTGGCTCTGCCCGCCGGGCGGGTGCGCTCCATCCTGAGCGTGCTGGTCGAACTCCACCTGCGTGACCTGCCCGACGGTCCACTCAGGCTGCCGCTGCTGGACGCCGCGCGGCTGGCGCAGCTCGAGGGCGCGGTGCAGGCCCGCTGGGTGGGCGCCGACAAACTGCTGGAACTGGGTCGGCGCCTGCGCGACTTCCAGGGCATCCAGCCTGTGGCGCCGCCTGAAGGGTTGCACGCCGAAATGCGTCCTTACCAGCTGCAGGGACTGGCCTGGCTGCAGTTTCTGCGCGAGCTCGGCATGGGCGGCATCCTGGCTGATGACATGGGGCTGGGCAAGACCCTGCAGACCCTGGCCCACCTGCAGCTGGAAAAGAACGCTGGTCGCGCCGACCGGCCCAGTCTGGTGATCGCGCCGACCAGCGTGATCGGCAACTGGCGCGCCGAAGCGGCCCGCTTTACACCGGACCTGAAAGTGCTGACCCTGCACGGCAAGGACCGCCGCGAGCACTTTGACCGCATTCCCGACGCAGACATCGTGCTGACCACCTATCCACTCCTGCCCCGCGATCTGGTCGAGCTGGGCGCACACGCCTACCATTTCGTGATTCTGGATGAGGCTCAGAACATCAAGAACAGCAAGACGGCCGCGGCAAAAGCGGCGGGCAGCCTGGATGCGCGTCACCGTCTGGCACTCACCGGCACGCCTCTGGAAAACCATCTCGGCGAGCTGTGGTCCCAGTTCAACTTTCTTTCGCCGGGCCTGCTGCACGACGAGCGAACCTTTCGGGACCTGTACCGCACGCCGATTGAAAAGCGGGGCGATCCTCACCGCCGCGCCGCCCTGGCCGCGCGTGTGCGCCCCTTTATCCTGCGTCGTGAAAAGCGTGATGTGGCGCGCGAACTGCCGCCCAAGACCGAGATCCCCGTGCGGGTCACGCTTGACGGTGACCAGCGTGACCTGTACGAAACGGTGCGCGTCACCATGGAGTCCCGGGTCCGTGAGGAACTGCGCGCGCGGGGCCTGAACCGCAGCACCATAGCCATCCTGGACGCCCTGCTCAAGCTGCGTCAGGCGGTCACCGATCCGCGTCTGGTCAAGCTGGAGGCCGCCCGGAACGTACAGGGCAACGCCAAGTTCGAGTGGCTGCAGGGCAACCTGCCGCAGATGCTCGAAGAAGGCCGCCGGGTGCTGATCTTCAGTGGGTTTGCCACCCTGCTGAGCCATCTGGAGCAGTGGCTGCGTGAGGAAGGCACTCCGTACAGCATGATCACCGGGCAGACCCAGGACCGGCAGACGCAGATCGACCGCTTCCAGAATGGGGAAACCCATGTGTTCCTGATTACCCTCAAGGCGGGTGGGGTGGGCCTGAACCTGACAGCTGCCGACACGGTCATTCACTACGATCCCTGGTGGAACCCGGCAGCCGAGGATCAGGCCACTGACCGCGCCTACCGCATCGGGCAGGACAAGCCGGTGTTCGTGTATAAGCTGATTGCTGCTGGCAGCGTCGAGGAGCGCATTCTGGATCTGCAGTCCCGTAAGGCGTCGCTGGCCCGGGGCATCCTGGACGGTGGGCTCAGCGAGGCCACGCAGCTCACCACACACGACCTGGACCGGCTGTTTGCTCCGCTTGCTGACGGAGACGACGCCGTCGAGCCCCGTCCGGTGGTTTCGGAAGCGCCCGGGGCCTGA